The Podospora pseudocomata strain CBS 415.72m chromosome 1 map unlocalized CBS415.72m_1, whole genome shotgun sequence genome has a segment encoding these proteins:
- a CDS encoding uncharacterized protein (EggNog:ENOG503P1ET; COG:K), whose protein sequence is MDVEMKGVVAPDAAGTNVTMDMPPPPLPASAIAAAAQLQLQQQQQQQQQQQQQQQQQQQQQQQQQQQQQQIQQQQIQQQQIQQQQIQQQHPQHHHHQLQQHPQSPVALAQPQQQQPSQAPPAAPPVKRRAPIACRRCRRMRSKCHQTDKGKPPCQSCTDAGLGPEDCVFPVRGQPDEDREYRHPRVRADKNSKREVLKFRRDVLDQQQQQQQQQILANGAVMSPGGKLIARSPDDWEVLPPLEDILDAVNNFTRHYFQLGFIPKQRFIEKLTVNPRSVSLFLLLGILSVSARLTPALVERYGGAVNAAEIFMEHASAVAMMELYREPSLERCQAFYLLSIAQQGSGLTHKSSINMAVAMRMATLLKLHREETYVLVNPTKELVIQAESARRTLWMLHSQDNLHSSAQSPVLLAASDITALLPCDEQDFAAAREPKSRAALEDTQPALEKPELIADPGRSLFATLIQAHYYWGRISRRAISHDKSARPWEPTSQYAVLEKKLAEWEALLPNDHRWSSLLLKGYKQEGHDLAYLGVTMTPRLCNIVLRKAYIHNMINHGTSDATLARFWNDMAQELFRNVKELYEQIQIQYGDRAPDEGPGAQMAAFCVYTCGFLACYLCKYPKLCADSILVRDAPQIVQRILGILNESKNIWPLASRWFDHLEKFSRTKTGMAAETQGSMADSVSAPSSNSTQAHPISSPPPPSSSSGDLVSSIQRDPIPHVLQPALKDVFTPIQPRLLPSSTPSTEGAKNHNGVVSPTSTQGSGPSSAILPLPQGPPPSANSHQLYIDPNLRLPLPNAPPPPHAPQQQHKVQSPQQQHAQHSPTGGGRQSTDGLGLLLEAFDTHRSAPGPPGPGQHPHRAEGQGPPPGAPYDPQAAPQPYYTQHQGLPMNDGYENELGYYMSDGVPQTMQNWVGTPHMYTGY, encoded by the exons ATGGATGTTGAAATGAAGGGCGTGGTTGCTCCTGATGCTGCCGGTACCAACGTCACGATGGACatgccgcctcctccgctgccgGCTTCTGCTATTGCGGCTGCCGCCCAGTTACAgctgcagcaacaacagcaacagcaacagcagcagcaacagcagcagcagcaacagcagcagcagcagcagcagcaacagcaacagcaacaacagatccagcaacaacagatccagcaacaacagatccagcaacaacagatccagcaacaacacccacagcatcaccaccatcaattGCAGCAGCACCCACAGTCGCCGGTAGCTCTagcacaaccacaacaacagcagccatcCCAAGCCCCTCCAGCGGCTCCACCTGTCAAGAGGAGAGCTCCTATTGCCTGCCGAAG ATGTCGTCGTATGAGAAGCAAATGTCACCAAACGGACAAGGGAAAGCCACCTTGCCAATCATGCACCGATGCAGGACTTGGACCAGAAGACTG TGTCTTTCCAGTCCGCGGCCAACCAGATGAGGACCGCGAATACCGGCACCCTCGGGTCCGGGCCGATAAGAATAGTAAACGAGAGGTTCTCAAGTTTCGAAGGGATGTCCTggaccagcagcagcagcagcagcagcagcagattCTAGCCAACGGAGCGGTGATGAGCCCTGGAGGAAAGCTCATTGCCCGAAGCCCGGACGACTGGGAGGTCCTGCCACCGTTGGAGGATATCTTAGACGCAGTGAACAACTTTACGAGACATTACTTCCAGTTGGGATTCATCCCCAAGCAGAGGTTTATCGAGAAATTGACGGTTAACCCCCGGTCAGTCAGCTTGTTTCTGCTTCTGGGAATACTAAGTGTCAGCGCTAGGTTGACGCCGGCGTTGGTCGAACGGTACGGCGGTGCTGTGAACGCGGCCGAGATCTTCATGGAGCATGCTTCGGCTGTGGCAATGATGGAGCTATACAGGGAGCCAAGTCTGGAGAGGTGCCAGGCGTTCTATTTGTTGAGTATCGCGCAGCAAGGGAGTGGTCTGACTCACAAGAGCTCGATCAACATGGCCGTCGCTATGAGGATGGCAACGCTGCTCAAGCTGCACAGGGAGGAGACGTACGTCTTGGTAAACCCAACAAAGGAGCTGGTAATCCAAGCCGAATCAGCAAGGAGAACTTTG TGGATGCTTCACAGCCAGGACAATTTGCACTCAAGCGCACAGTCGCCTGTGCTGCTGGCAGCCAGCGACATCACGGCATTGCTTCCCTGTGACGAGCAAGACTTTGCGGCGGCTCGGGAACCCAAATCGAGAGCAGCTCTCGAGGACACCCAACCTGCATTGGAGAAGCCCGAGCTGATTGCTGACCCAGGGAGGTCACTGTTTGCGACGTTGATACAGGCGCATTACTACTGGGGCAGGATCTCTAGACGGGCCATCAGTCACGATAAGAGCGCGAGACCGTGGGAGCCAACCAGTCAGTATGCTGTCCTGGAAAAGAAACTGGCCGAGTGGGAGGCATTGCTGCCGAATGACCATAGGTGGAGCAGCCTGTTGCTGAAGGGCTACAAGCAGGAAGGTCATGATCTG GCATATCTCGGAGTGACCATGACGCCGCGGCTCTGCAACATTGTGCTCCGTAAGGCGTACATACACAACATGATCAACCATGGCACTTCAGACGCGACCTTGGCGCGCTTTTGGAATGATATGGCGCAAGAGCTGTTCAGGAATGTCAAGGAGTTGTATGAGCAAATCCAGATCCAGTACGGAGACAGAGCTCCAGACGAGGGTCCCGGAGCCCAGATGGCT GCTTTCTGTGTATATACATGTGGCTTCCTGGCATGCTATTTGTGCAAATATCCCAAGT TGTGTGCCGACTCTATTCTCGTGCGTGATGCTCCGCAGATTGTCCAGCgcatcctcggcatcctgAACGAGAGCAAGAACATCTGGCCGCTCGCGTCTAGGTGGTTCGACCACCTGGAAAAGTTTTCAAGAACGAAAACAGGAATGGCAGCAGAAACGCAGGGCAGCATGGCTGATAGCGTGAGTGCTCCGAGTTCGAACAGCACACAAGCCCACCCcatttcctctcctccacccccttcttcatcttcgggAGACTTAGTGTCTTCAATCCAGAGAGATCCAATCCCTCACGTCCTGCAGCCGGCGCTCAAGGATGTGTTCACGCCAATCCAGCCGCGTCTCCTGCCGTCGTCAACTCCTTCGACCGAAGGCGCCAAGAATCACAACGGTGTGGTGTCCCCAACATCCACACAAGGCAGCGGTCCAAGCTCTGCCATCTTGCCGCTACCCCAGGGcccgcctccctcggccAATTCTCATCAGTTGTATATTGATCCCAACTTGAGATTGCCACTGCCTAatgcgccgccgcctccgcacgcacctcagcagcaacataaGGTCCAGtcacctcagcaacagcatgcTCAGCATTCACCGACAGGAGGCGGTAGGCAGTCCACtgatgggcttgggcttTTGTTGGAGGCGTTCGATACTCATCGGTCGGCTCCAGGACCTCCCGGGCCCGGTCAACATCCTCACCGCGCTGAGGGACAGGGCCCACCACCGGGCGCCCCGTATGATCCTCAGGCGGCACCGCAGCCGTATTACACGCAGCATCAAGGGTTGCCGATGAATGACGGGTATGAGAACGAGTTGGGGTATTACATGAGCGATGGGGTGCCTCAAACTATGCAGAACTGGGTTGGGACGCCGCACATGTACACGGGGTACTAG
- a CDS encoding uncharacterized protein (COG:M; COG:W; EggNog:ENOG503PCU5), producing the protein MFEHHDFQPDNNATLSTLTSLLQLVPDLFQTLSTAQNITLLAPSNEAFTNLLSRNARSAELMTSPRALSGVLQYHVLSGKFLSTDFTTSPIFPSTLLSTPFANVTGGQKLQLTLLNETASLFSGYKQASSDLTFANSNNTLHIISSVLTVPAPLSQTLSNINLTSLVGALTTARLSSGTSSLQDMTLFAPSNPAFQAIGSAASGLSDTDLANILGYHLIPSRILFSPRLLAQDQIVLATLQGSNLTIRRDGNQLFVNSARVILGDVLVGNGVVHVIDNVLNPSNTSATPDPAAATQAPAFAGVTPVADIPFTSGIVPTTTFVPVTVPLNGAGKGAFAAVPTGVMLAAGAAVLAAGM; encoded by the exons ATGTTTGAGCATCATGACTTTCAGCCTGAT AATAATGCCACACTAAGCACACTAACAA GTCTCCTCCAACTCGTCCCGGACCTATTCCAgaccctctccaccgcccaaaacatcaccctcctcgccccctccaacgaagccttcaccaacctcttGTCTCGGAACGCCCGCTCAGCAGAACTCATGACCAGCCCCCGCGCCCTCTCCGGCGTTCTTCAGTACCACGTCCTCTCTGGAAAATTCCTCTCAACAGacttcaccaccagccccatcttcccctccactctcctctccacccccttcgcCAACGTCACCGGAGGCCAAAAACTCCAATTGACCCTCCTCAACGAAACAGCAAGCCTCTTCTCAGGCTACAAGCAAGCCTCCTCT GACCTAACCTtcgccaacagcaacaacaccctccacatcatctcctccgtccTCACCGTCCCAGCGCCCCTCTCTcaaaccctctccaacataAACCTCACTTCTCTGGTCGgcgccctcaccaccgcccgcctctcctccggcacctcctccctccaagACATGACCCTCTTCgccccatccaaccccgccTTCCAGGCAATCGGTTCAGCAGCCAGCGGCCTCTCAGACACGGACCTAGCCAACATACTAGGCTAccacctcatcccctcccgcatcctcttctccccgCGACTCCTAGCCCAAGACCAAATCGTCTTGGCGACGCTCCAAGGCTCCAACCTGACCATCAGACGGGACGGCAACCAGCTGTTTGTCAACTCGGCGAGGGTGATACTGGGGGATGTGCTTGTCGGAAACGGGGTGGTGCATGTTATAGATAA TGTCCTAAACCCATCCAACACATCGGCCACCCCTgacccagcagcagcaacccaAGCTCCTGCTTTTGCTGGGGTCACTCCGGTGGCAGATATACCGTTCACGTCGGGAATCGTCCCCACGACGACATTTGTGCCAGTGACGGTTCCCCTCAATGGAGCGGGAAAGGGGGCCTTTGCGGCAGTGCCGacgggggtgatgttggcggcCGGGGCGGCGGTTttggcggcggggatgtAA
- a CDS encoding uncharacterized protein (COG:A; EggNog:ENOG503P711), with protein MATPRPEQAQKVLSLYKQLLRQSSQFANYNFREYAKRRTRDAFRENKNVEEERRVQELVQEGLNQLHLLKRQTMISQFYKHDRLVVEGGLSGKDKGGKVLRQKDTGWD; from the exons ATGGCTACCCCGCGCCCGGAGCAGGCGCAAAAGGTGCTTTCGCTG TACAAGCAACTCCTCCGGCAATCCTCCCAGTTTGCCAACTACAACTTTCGCGAGTACGCCAAGCGACGGACGAGGGATGCGTTCAGGGAGAACAAgaatgtggaggaggaaaggaggGTGCAGGAGCTGGTGCAAGAGGGTTTGAACCAGTTGCACTTGTTGAAG AGGCAAACAATGATCAGCCAGTTTTACAAGCACGACAGGCttgtggtggagggcggGCTCTCAGGGAAGGATAAGGGTGGGAAAGTGCTCAGGCAGAAGGATACCGG CTGGGATTAA
- the SER2 gene encoding Phosphoserine phosphatase (EggNog:ENOG503NXBJ; COG:E), with protein sequence MSQEPQSPTRQGRPSMTASMRSSSFLREHQQYRPPSKPENHYGIDTVVEDLQATSVSPPREISPFKGIPSAENPPRIVDGQSHELSHPNCTPLPGASTNRLIATLFYKSTNPRVSNAIPSPQRYPSPKGSGQSPSVRAADSDLPPTMAPTSKLDDFPLEPPATEPEPLDHLYGANVSPMCIASFLHLMSTFPLPAGSTDLHSSHRCLKIDQSHQEHHPTIVELTLSPAPASDYLPLKDLRKHELIYRFEREWNVDVALRADTLWRRYPRLVVFDMDSTLITQEVIDLLAATIKDPPDLAARVADITHRAMMGELEFDSAFRERVKLLAGLPGTLFNELRPVLDVTNGVRPLIKALKRLGVKTAVLSGGFLPLTSWLAGELGIDYAHANEVVIDEQTGKLTGEVKGRIVGKERKRELLIEIAEKEGIALEQVVAVGDGANDLLMMEAAGLGVAWNAKPMVQMEASSRLNGDSLLDLLHLFGFTEEEVRQLSA encoded by the coding sequence ATGTCTCAGGAACCTCAGTCTCCCACCCGTCAGGGTCGCCCCTCCATGACTGCTTCGATGCGGAGCAGTTCGTTTCTTAGAGAGCATCAGCAGTACCGTCCTCCAAGCAAGCCCGAGAACCACTACGGAATCGACACGGTTGTGGAGGATCTCCAAGCCACCAGCGTGTCCCCCCCGCGCGAGATCTCTCCCTTCAAGGGAATCCCCTCAGCCGAGAACCCGCCCAGGATCGTCGATGGCCAGAGCCATGAGCTGTCGCATCCCAACTGCACGCCTTTGCCTGGCGCTTCCACCAACAGACTGATCGCTACTCTGTTTTACAAGTCCACTAACCCCAGAGTATCAAATGCTATCCCCTCACCGCAGCGCTATCCGTCTCCCAAGGGGAGTGGTCAGTCGCCCTCGGTCCGCGCCGCCGACTCGGACCTCCCCCCTACCATGGCGCCCACCAGCAAGCTCGACGACTTTCCCCTCGAGCCTCCCGCCACCGAGCCTGAGCCCCTCGACCACCTCTACGGCGCCAACGTCTCGCCGATGTGCATCGCCTCCTTCCTTCACCTCATGTCTACCTTTCCTCTCCCTGCCGGCTCGACCGACCTTCACTCTTCTCACCGCTGCCTGAAGATCGACCAGTCTCACCAAGaacaccatcccaccatcGTCGAGCTCACCCTTTCCCCGGCGCCCGCTTCCGACTACCTTCCCTTGAAGGACCTCCGCAAGCACGAGCTCATCTACCGCTTCGAGAGAGAATGGAACGTCGACGTAGCCCTCCGAGCCGATACCCTCTGGCGCCGGTACCCCCGATTGGTGGTGTTCGACATGGACAGCACCCTCATTACTCAGGAGGTCATCGATCTCCTGGCTGCCACCATCAAAGACCCCCCTGATCTTGCTGCCCGTGTGGCAGATATCACCCATCGCGCCATGATGGGAGAGCTCGAGTTCGACTCTGCCTTCCGCGAGCGCGTAAAGTTGCTTGCTGGCCTCCCAGGGACGCTCTTCAATGAGCTTCGCCCTGTACTTGACGTTACAAACGGTGTCAGACCGTTGATCAAGGCTCTCAAGAGGCTTGGCGTCAAGACCGCCGTCTTGTCAGGTGgtttcttgcccttgaccAGCTGGTTGGCTGGTGAGCTGGGAATTGACTATGCTCATGCCAACGAGGTTGTCATCGATGAGCAGACCGGGAAGCTGACCGGTGAGGTCAAGGGGAGGATCGTCggaaaggagagaaagagggagTTGTTGATCGAGATTGCAGAGAAAGAGGGCATCGCACTTGAACAGGTTGTTGCGGTCGGTGATGGAGCGAATgacttgttgatgatggaagcCGCGGGCTTGGGAGTGGCGTGGAACGCGAAGCCTATGGTGCAGATGGAGGCAAGCTCGAGATTGAACGGGGATAGTCTTTTGGATTTGCTGCATTTGTTTGGGTttaccgaggaggaggtacgGCAGCTTTCAGCTTAG
- the MET16 gene encoding 3'-phosphoadenylsulfate reductase (BUSCO:EOG09264FVQ; EggNog:ENOG503NVJM; COG:E), which translates to MSTEESRAPSSRSSSNGDDASVDSGFASTGNSTANLPAISLTPAHLKHLNQQLEHMHPMDILRFSKAFFPNLYQTTAFGLTGLVTIDMLAKIQKENPHSLPIDLIFLDTLYHFKETYELVDTVKERYGLKMHVFKPLDVETVEEFESTYGEKLYEMSSELYDWVAKVEPQQRAYDELKVGAVLTGRRRSQGGQRGAIPVIELDEERGIIKINPLVTWTFKQVNDYIKENNVPYNALLDRGYKSVGDWHSTVPVAEGEDERAGRWKGQEKTECGIHNKKSRYAQWLNQTATATTQQPSQEVAA; encoded by the coding sequence ATGTCCACCGAAGAGTCGAGGGCCCCTTCCTCTCGCTCGTCGTCTAATGGCGACGACGCTTCCGTCGACTCGGGCTTTGCCTCGACTGGCAAttccaccgccaacctccctgCCATCTCGCTCACCCCGGCACACCTGAAGCACCTCAACCAGCAACTGGAGCACATGCACCCCATGGACATCCTCAGGTTCTCCAaggccttcttccccaacctgTACCAGACAACAGCCTTCGGCCTCACCGGTCTCGTCACCATCGATATGCTGGCCAAGATCCAGAAGGAGAACCCTCATTCGCTGCCCATTGACCTCATCTTCCTGGACACCCTTTACCACTTCAAGGAGACATATGAGCTCGTTGACACTGTCAAGGAGCGCTATGGGCTCAAGATGCATGTCTTTAAGCCACTTGACGTTGAGACAGTAGAGGAGTTTGAGAGCACATACGGAGAGAAGCTGTATGAGATGTCCTCGGAGCTGTACGACTGGGTCGCCAAGGTCGAGCCTCAACAAAGAGCATACGATGAACTGAAGGTTGGCGCCGTCCTGACTGGACGTCGCCGGTCTCAGGGTGGCCAGCGTGGTGCCATTCCCGTCATcgagcttgacgaggagagaGGCATCATCAAGATCAACCCCCTCGTCACCTGGACCTTCAAGCAAGTCAACGACtacatcaaggagaacaaTGTGCCATACAATGCCCTCCTCGACCGGGGGTACAAGTCCGTTGGTGACTGGCATTCGACAGTCCCGGTTGCCGAAGGCGAGGATGAGCGTGCCGGTCGGTGGAAGGGGCAGGAGAAGACTGAGTGCGGCATCCACAACAAAAAGAGCCGGTATGCTCAGTGGCTCAACCAGACCGCAACGGCGACGACACAGCAGCCAAGTCAGGAGGTCGCTGCCTGA
- a CDS encoding uncharacterized protein (EggNog:ENOG503P2W3), translating to MAPMQYRTAAQTRRGNRAGVVEHDDFEGLPVRQWTRGEVNVAMGPPPDDDQKDDIWAIELPFGMPKDTALLPPHSQELLRAMRSGRVYKRPPPEDEDEDIDFGTKGDKKESEVGNEGFTVRAWKQMPRNAEVPSVSHLAKRHKDTITLASTASVTHIPGPTITRATVRRIDAAGNPYEQTITLSEGQQVDGEIIRTTVMPAPVAAAGEALGQQATPVKRRPPPPKRKAKGPGRGRKKGSGKIGQLPLPATRSQQQAAAGGEASAEATVEGVLGEGPPGVVITSEENGDAAGQDTEMADNSVIPSDEEDGDEGDEGDEDGEEEGGDEEAGDEESTATPEVGNAPSDVEQVTEQAQSQDQDQEMLGSDASEVIRPSSIEEPEDEQLPRRATPEEEVTVSKPRFQLGPQFNSPRAEGSPLKNVMVVSPTEPATAPAAASYLDIQSTTVSMDIDLGNTQPNIPLPSSVEISATVQTETAVTSETSAAPKPSASTPPMADQQASVPAESISEALTMPEEQPPFSAQTTEPVTASEASVSLEVPTQIPEVSLQTSASPTLPTASEPPQAPEAGSPDLLGSLEAELDREMSLNNRSPPPGEQEKPSATEAQ from the exons ATGGCGCCTATG CAGTATAGGACGGCGGCGCAGACCAGAAGGGGAAACCGGGCTGGCGTGGTTGAACATGATGACTTTGAAG GTCTCCCGGTTCGACAATGGACACGCGGCGAAGTCAACGTGGCCATGGGCCCTCCTCCTGACGACGATCAAAAGGACGATATTTGGGCGATAGAGTTGCCTTTCGGCATGCCCAAGGATACAGCACTCTTGCCGCCACATTCCCAGGAGCTTCTCAGGGCGATGAGGTCCGGTAGGGTGTATAAGCGGCCCCCgcccgaggacgaggacgaggacatcGATTTCGGGACCAAGGGCGACAAAAAGGAGTCTGAGGTGGGGAACGAGGGCTTCACGGTCAGGGCGTGGAAGCAGATGCCGAGGAATGCAGAGGTCCCCTCAGTCTCCCACTTGGCAAAAAGACACAAGGACACCATCACACTGGCGAGTACTGCAAGTGTCACTCATATACCGGGACCCACAATCACCAGGGCGACTGTGAGGAGGATCGATGCGGCAGGCAATCCGTATGAGCAGACGATCACATTGAGTGAAGGACAGCAAGTCGACGGCGAAATCATTCGCACGACGGTAATGCCTGCACCGGTTGCTGCGGCTGGCGAGGCGCTTGGGCAGCAGGCGACACCCGTCAAACGGAGACCACCGCCGCCTAAGAGGAAGGCCAAGGGGCCGGGCAGAggaaggaagaagggaagCGGGAAGATTGGCCAGTTGCCTTTGCCTGCCACCAGgtcacagcaacaagcagCTGCTGGGGGCGAGGCTTCGGCTGAAGCCACGGTTGAGGGCGTACTCGGCGAGGGTCCACCAGGG GTTGTCATCACGTCTGAGGAGAACGGCGATGCAGCAGGCCAGGACACCGAGATGGCCGACAACTCGGTCATTCCttccgatgaggaggacggtgACGAAGGGGACGAAGGCGACgaagacggtgaggaggaaggtggcgACGAAGAAGCCGGCGATGAAGAGTCAACAGCGACCCCTGAAGTGGGCAACGCTCCAAGTGATGTCGAGCAGGTTACAGAGCAAGCTCAAAGTCAGGATCAAGATCAAGAGATGCTCGGCTCAGACGCTTCGGAGGTTATCCGACCAAGCTCGATTGAGGAACCTGAAGACGAGCAGCTGCCTCGTCGCGCCACCCCCGAAGAGGAGGTCACAGTTTCCAAGCCACGGTTCCAACTGGGTCCACAATTTAACTCTCCTCGCGCTGAAGGCAGTCCCCTCAAGAACGTCATGGTCGTGTCGCCCACCGAGCCAGCGACcgcgcctgctgctgccagctACCTCGACATCCAATCTACTACCGTCTCCATGGACATTGACCTTGGGAACACTCAACCAAACATCCCTCTTCCATCCTCAGTGGAAATATCAGCTACGGTGCAAACAGAAACAGCCGTTACCTCTGAAACATCAGCCGCTCCTAAGCCCAGCGCATCTACGCCCCCAATGGCAGACCAACAAGCTTCTGTGCCCGCAGAATCCATCTCTGAAGCTCTCACGATGCCAGAAGAGCAGCCCCCGTTCTCGGCGCAGACAACCGAGCCTGTGACCGCATCCGAAGCTTCTGTTTCGCTTGAGGTCCCAACGCAAATCCCAGAGGTCTCTCTCCAGACATCAGCCTCTCCTACTCTTCCTACTGCTTCCGAACCCCCTCAGGCACCCGAAGCAGGCAGCCCCGATCTTTTAGGCAGTCTTgaggccgagctcgacaGGGAAATGTCACTCAACAATAGATCCCCGCCGCCTGGTGAGCAGGAAAAACCATCCGCAACAGAAGCCCAGTAG
- the TEF-1 gene encoding translation elongation factor EF-1 alpha (EggNog:ENOG503NU3J; COG:J), with the protein MGRPFITIAGIVTSTATRSNSITDFIISKEDKTHINVVVIGHVDSGKSTTTGHLIYKCGGIDKRTIEKFEKEAAELGKGSFKYAWVLDKLKAERERGITIDIALWKFETPKYYVTVIDAPGHRDFIKNMITGTSQADCAILIIAAGTGEFEAGISKDGQTREHALLAYTLGVKQLIVAINKMDTTKWSEARFNEIIKETSNFIKKVGYNPKTVAFVPISGFNGDNMLEASTNCPWYKGWEKEVKGGKATGKTLLEAIDSIEPPKRPTDKPLRLPLQDVYKIGGIGTVPVGRIETGVLKPGMVVTFAPSNVTTEVKSVEMHHEQLAEGVPGDNVGFNVKNVSVKEIRRGNVAGDSKNDPPMGAASFDAQVIVLNHPGQVGAGYAPVLDCHTAHIACKFSELLQKIDRRTGKAVEESPKFIKSGDAAIVKMVPSKPMCVEAFTEYPPLGRFAVRDMRQTVAVGVIKKVEKAAAGSGKVTKSAAKAGKK; encoded by the exons ATGGG TCGACctttcatcaccatcgcaGGCATCGTGACCTCGACCGCGACTCGGTCGAACAGCATCACTgacttcatcatcagcaaggaggacaagactCACATCAACGTCGTCGTTATCGGCCACGTCGATTCCGGCAAGTCGACCACCACTGGTCACTTGATCTACAAGTGCGGTGGTATTGACAAGCGTACCATCGAGAAGTTCGAGAAG GAAGCTGCTGAGCTCGGCAAGGGCTCCTTCAAGTATGCCTGGGTTCTTGACAAGTTGAAGGCCGAGCGTGAGCGTGGTATCACCATCGATATTGCCCTCTGGAAGTTCGAGACCCCCAAGTACTATGTCACCGTCATCG ATGCCCCCGGCCATCGTGATTTCATCAAGAACATGATTACTGGTACTTCCCAGGCCGATTGCGCCATTCTCATCATTGCCGCCGGTACTGGTGAGTTCGAGGCTGGTATCTCCAAGGATGGCCAGACCCGTGAGCACGCTCTCCTCGCCTACACCCTCGGTGTGAAGCAGCTCATCGTCGCCATCAACAAGATGGACACCACCAAGTGGTCCGAGGCCCGCTTCAACGAGATCATCAAGGAGACCTCCAACTTCATCAAGAAGGTCGGCTACAACCCCAAGACTGTTGCCTTCGTCCCCATCTCCGGTTTCAACGGCGACAACATGCTTGAGGCTTCCACCAACTGCCCCTGGTACAAGggctgggagaaggaggtcaagggtGGCAAGGCCACCGGCAAGACCCTCCTTGAGGCCATCGACTCCATCGAGCCCCCCAAGCGTCCCACCGACAAGCCCCTCCGTCTTCCCCTCCAGGACGTCTACAAGATCGGCGGTATCGGCACAGTCCCTGTCGGCCGTATCGAGACTGGTGTCCTCAAGCCCGGTATGGTCGTTACCTTCGCTCCTTCCAACGTCACCACTGAAGTCAAGTCCGTCGAGATGCACCACGAGCAGCTCGCTGAGGGTGTCCCCGGTGACAACGTTGGTTTCAACGTGAAGAACGTCTCCGTCAAGGAAATCCGCCGTGGCAACGTTGCCGGTGACTCCAAGAACGACCCCCCCATGGGCGCCGCCTCTTTCGATGCCCAGGTCATcgtcctcaaccaccccggCCAGGTCGGTGCTGGTTACGCCCCCGTCCTCGATTGCCACACTGCCCACATCGCCTGCAAGTTCTCTGAGCTCCTGCAGAAGATCGACCGCCGTACTGGTAAGGCCGTTGAGGAGAGCCCCAAGTTCATCAAGTCTGGTGATGCTGCCATCGTCAAGATGGTTCCCTCCAAGCCCATGTGCGTTGAGGCTTTCACTGAGTACCCTCCCCTCGGTCGTTTCGCCGTCCGTGACATGCGTCAGACCGTCGCTGTCGGTGTCATCAAGAAGGTCGAGAAGGCCGCTGCTGGTTCCGGCAAGGTCACCAAGTCCGCTGCCAAGGCTGGCAAGAAATAA